The genomic region GTACTTGTATccatggaattttttttcttttttattctaatAGGATCATAAATAAATGAATTAGATGGGTTTGGCTATTTTGTTGAGGTCAAATCTTCTGCATCCAAAATGAGTATTGTTTTTTTGTGATTCTAATAAATGTTTGATACATTAAATTTAtgacaataaaattaaaaaaaattaaaataataaatacgtGTCAATCACTTATTAAAGTCACAAAAAGATCACACCTACTTTGAGCGCACAAAATTGTCTCCTTTTTGTTGGGGTCTATTACACCCATTCATTAGATAATAAACACTCCTCTCATGGTTTCTCCTCCATGTCTGCTTCCTCTTTTCTTCATCGTCGTCTCTGTCTGTCTCCTTCACCGACACCGGCAAACCTTCCATCGCTGGCGTCTCATATCCACCtcctccttttcctttttctgtacctttctctgtctctttctcttttgttttttggtttttcggtttttgggctttttttttttttttagtattttttgttttttttgttttttgttttgtgtcttgCTCTCTCTAGCATTTCAGATCCGAAAGGAAGGGATTAATGTCAACCAAATTTTTAGGTCATCTTTTGTAAACCACATGGCTGTTGatgattaggttttttttttaatgatttaaaaaaatagtatAACCATCAATCGCCACATCATGTGATACACCAAGTGTTATAATATTAGtagttgaaaattatttttaacataatattttataatgttagcactggaataagagaaatgctaagggacactctcaaaagtgggactctccatGTATTCTTTACTACCTCATGTTTTTTATAcgatattttataatgttgacactATAATTGACGTCAAACTATGAAATAATAGAGAGTTTATAAGAgtcatacttaaaaaaaaatctagttaGCATTTCTCCTAGaataaaatacaacaaaaagtGATAAAGGCCCATCAAATCATAAAGATCACGGAGGTGCTGGTGAAAATTATCATGccaaaatgatgaagaaaagaggaaagttttgggttttctttgttCTGATCCTTCTGCTGCCTAAAGGCTGAAAAACATGTGTTGAGGAATCATtgatacaatttttcttatttgatttttttatatgtgTCCTTTAATTTAGCCTCATATGCATGACACATGACTCTTTTTAACATAAAGTCTAACGAAGTTGATAAAAATGATCATAGCTAtccgttttgatgagttgagggaccaatgataatgaatttttagttgaaggaccattactccaatttgattaaagttgagggaccattgctctaatttgattaaaattgaagcattattgctacaatttacttaaaaataataattatacgGTAAGCTCTTATTATAGGTcaatattgtttttattttattttttggtcaagGTCAATATTGTTATAGTGAGTAAAACAAAAAGCTAAATCATATATGATTTGATCTTATAATTCATGTAATGAGGTTCgaatatttttttggttaataaatAAGATTTAAACATATTCATTTTCGATCTTTACAGTAATGAAAGGGTATAAAAGTATTTTGATCTAATATTTACAGTGGAAGAATACAGTTGATCTCCTTCCACGTATTTTTGTTTGAGCTATTTTGATCTTATAGGCTTTCACGTACAGTGCTTGATGGCATTTAAGTTATGGTTTTGACACTAATCAATCTTAGTACTAATTTTTGGTGTTGCTCTCTATTTAAAATAGTTTAGGCTATCTTATCTTAGTGACTCAATCTGAAATAATAGTCAATCAGTTGCGCCATAACATTCAAGCTTCCTCCCTGTGAGAAAAGGAATAGAATTTTATTCAAATCTTGCCTATTTAAGACATAGTAACCTGCCTCGTAAAATTCCTAGTTCCACCCTTATAAATGGAGGTAAATGGTAATAATATAGATTGTTGCATCACAACAGGTGTTACAAAATTTGAAGAGGTGATGGTGGTGACTTAACATCAGTAGGGAAACATAATTGGTCAGTGGTGGTCGGTACCAAATTGTTTCCAAAGCTTGAACAAATTCTACcagcaccaaaacttgaacatTGCATGGAAGTTCATGTAGTCTTGACAAAGTTAGATTTGATTGTTGCTTAATATGAGATGAGTTAGATCTTCTCTCAGAGCATGAAAATTTCCTGTGTCACCACAAGTCTAACATTTCAAGCAACTTTGAAAATTCCATGTCACTAGAAGCCTAACATTTCAAGCAATCTTCCTCCTAAATATAAAACATACCATGTACCTTTCAGAGCATGAAGATTTCATGTGACTACAAGTCATCCAgtttgtcatttttcaaaagGGACCATCGGATTCCCTCCCCTTGTTGAAAAGTCCACATTAGGTTACATTTAGTCCAACTTATACATCGCATTCCACCATTACATATTGCATATTGAATTTatttgctttaaaaaaaaaatattatgcatACCAACAACTTCCCAGCAAAGCAGCAGCAGCCCACCACCTAAAGTTCGGTCTTCATCATCCACATTCAAAAATAATTAATCGGATAACCTTTGCTCCTCCCTCCCTCTTGATATTTTCACAAAtcaaaaccttttttttctttgatcccAACTCCCAAGTGTTGTTCATCAAGCAAAGCAAGCATGGGTGTCACCAAGATCAGCCAGAAGTTTGTGACTCAGGTGACGCCACAGAGGATGTTCAACGCCTTGATCTTGGATGCCCACAACATCTGCCCCAAGCTCATGTTCTCATCAATTAAAAGTATTGAATTCCTTAGCGGTTCAGGAGAAGTTGGAACCATCAAACAGATCAACTTCACTGAAGGTAAATTGTTAGGCAAATTAAAAGTCAACCCTCTTTTTCTTGGAAAATTGGATAATAAATCAAATCTCAATTGTTGAACCgatcaaaatcaaaccaaagatTAACGATGTAGCAATCAGATAAAGATAATATactgaaaaacaaaatcattttggtcaattttccatttttctttctctatgtttttacatgaaattccatatctaattTTTGTGTTGGTTTTGTTGGGGATGTGCAGCTAGTCCTATGAAATATGCTAAGCACAGGATTGATGCTTTGGACAAGGAGGCACTCAGCTGCACCTACACCTTCATCGAAAGCGATGCAACGGATCACTTGTTGGACAAGCTTGAATACATAACATATGAAGTCAAGTTTGAGGGGTATGGAAGAGGAGGATGCATCTGTCATTTGACCAGCACATACAAAACCAAAGATGATATGCAGatcaaagaagaagacattgagcTTGGCAAGGATAGAGCTATTGGGATGTATGAAGTTTTGGAAGCCTACCTCATGGCGCACCCTCGCGCCTACGTCTGaaaatttttaagaaaactttCAGTAGTCGTATAAATTTTGGGGAATTCTGCTGTGTACAATATATCTAACATATTGTTCATGTTGTTCTCCTTTTTTCCGTAAGTgcttttcttcttgttctttccTAAACTTTCTTCTTGTTGTACAAGATTGTGATTAAGAAATATTTAGTTTCGGTTCTAATTTACTTAATCAGGGGATCTGTTGTGTAGAAGTAgtttatccaatttttttttatccgaTAGTTCCTCCAAATATCTCAGCAGCATCCATCTTAAGTAAAGTGGAAGGGCAAATCTCAGATAATAAACAGATTGGAATTCTAGCCGGAAATTCTTAATTGGCCTCTGTCAACtgttttattttagtaaatCACTTCTTTTGATTCACTGGAGTGGAAATGATTTAAACTCCCGCAAAATAAGAAACTAGTTGCAGAAACACCATAAATTTGCAGCTGATTTAAGAATTACGAAAGAGATGAAATTGAATACAAAGTGGTATCAGAACCGATATGAGACGAGGCCT from Pyrus communis chromosome 4, drPyrComm1.1, whole genome shotgun sequence harbors:
- the LOC137731783 gene encoding major allergen Pru ar 1-like; translation: MGVTKISQKFVTQVTPQRMFNALILDAHNICPKLMFSSIKSIEFLSGSGEVGTIKQINFTEASPMKYAKHRIDALDKEALSCTYTFIESDATDHLLDKLEYITYEVKFEGYGRGGCICHLTSTYKTKDDMQIKEEDIELGKDRAIGMYEVLEAYLMAHPRAYV